A part of Magnetospirillum sp. ME-1 genomic DNA contains:
- a CDS encoding Crp/Fnr family transcriptional regulator encodes MNSDTVCAIRRSLLFSAVPAGDAAVLLDGHGTLTLNDGDVVFAEGAPADFLFLVLSGDVLIDASPASPQLRLSAGDTAGEEAVLTGAPHAATARAAGPVTLLSMPAGTLMGYLESHFDVAIAMISAMAGNLREQVREITELKMQSTAERLASYLLALAGDATGKAVVRLPYEKRHLADHLGMDPATLSRAFAKLRDKGVVASRTDKVEIADVATLRTYGDCAAFTA; translated from the coding sequence ATGAACTCCGACACCGTGTGCGCGATAAGGCGAAGCCTGCTGTTCTCGGCGGTTCCGGCTGGGGACGCCGCCGTCCTGCTGGACGGCCACGGCACGCTGACCCTGAACGACGGCGACGTGGTGTTCGCCGAGGGCGCACCTGCCGATTTCCTGTTCCTGGTGCTGTCCGGCGACGTACTGATCGACGCCTCGCCCGCCTCGCCGCAATTGCGGCTGTCGGCCGGCGACACGGCGGGCGAAGAGGCGGTGCTGACCGGCGCCCCCCACGCCGCCACCGCCCGGGCGGCCGGTCCCGTCACCTTGCTGTCCATGCCGGCCGGCACACTGATGGGCTATCTCGAATCCCATTTCGACGTGGCCATCGCCATGATTTCGGCCATGGCCGGCAACCTGCGCGAACAGGTGCGCGAGATCACCGAACTGAAGATGCAGTCCACCGCCGAGCGCCTGGCCAGCTATCTGCTGGCCCTGGCCGGCGATGCCACCGGCAAGGCGGTGGTGCGGCTGCCCTACGAGAAGCGGCATCTGGCCGATCACCTGGGCATGGACCCGGCGACGCTGTCGCGGGCCTTTGCCAAGCTCCGCGACAAGGGTGTGGTGGCCAGCCGCACCGACAAGGTAGAGATCGCCGATGTGGCGACGCTGAGGACCTATGGCGACTGCGCTGCGTTCACCGCCTAG
- a CDS encoding NapC/NirT family cytochrome c encodes MKVLGASLFGAGVIFVGGIMFWGAFNTAMEATNTLGFCINCHEMKDNVYQEYVKTVHYTNRSGVRATCSDCHVPKDWVHKFVRKIQASGEVFHWLMGTVNTPEKFDAKRYQLAKRVWATMKSTDSRECRNCHAFDQMNPAVQKQRAKKQHENAQAEGGTCIDCHKGIAHKPVHHLLEQEEEQKAAEEAKKKAEAEAKKAASAKPAAAPAAATASAPAAGGAALPPVTGKAVDWSKVAETKTVLFYPGQTAMEWVLTGTDHGGTRAFKKGDRCFECHSNETADMGAKMASGSKAEKTPIPGKRAAIPLSIKAAYDADNLYMRFEFPAGPHNDVPFVKGGKMDPENEVKVAMMIDGGKVDMAARSGCWTSCHADARDMPQAPAAPGAVPGIDTKAGYVTKYVPESRTQFDTTARNNWDKVKPQAELDALLAGGTFLDLTRWKSSGASEQGYVLAERVLKPGNDVAYTGKKEGDKWVVTMIRRLKATQPGEVALVAGQSYSVGFAVHDDFTNGRFHHVSVDLKLGLDAEGEIKAVKM; translated from the coding sequence ATGAAAGTCCTGGGTGCGTCGTTGTTTGGCGCCGGGGTGATCTTCGTCGGCGGCATCATGTTCTGGGGCGCCTTCAACACGGCGATGGAAGCCACCAACACGCTTGGCTTCTGCATCAACTGCCATGAGATGAAGGACAACGTCTATCAGGAGTACGTCAAGACGGTCCACTACACCAACCGTTCCGGTGTGCGGGCCACGTGCTCCGACTGTCACGTGCCCAAGGACTGGGTCCACAAGTTCGTCCGCAAGATTCAGGCCAGCGGCGAGGTCTTCCACTGGCTGATGGGGACCGTCAACACCCCCGAGAAATTCGACGCCAAGCGCTATCAGCTGGCCAAGCGCGTCTGGGCGACCATGAAGAGCACGGATTCGCGGGAATGCCGCAACTGCCATGCCTTCGACCAGATGAACCCGGCCGTCCAGAAGCAGCGCGCCAAGAAGCAGCACGAGAACGCCCAGGCCGAGGGCGGCACCTGCATCGACTGCCACAAGGGCATCGCCCACAAGCCGGTCCACCACCTGCTGGAGCAGGAGGAGGAGCAGAAGGCCGCCGAGGAGGCCAAGAAGAAGGCCGAGGCCGAGGCCAAGAAGGCCGCGTCCGCCAAGCCCGCCGCGGCTCCGGCCGCCGCCACCGCTTCGGCTCCCGCCGCCGGCGGCGCCGCGCTGCCCCCCGTCACCGGCAAGGCCGTGGACTGGAGCAAGGTGGCCGAGACCAAGACCGTGCTGTTCTATCCCGGCCAGACCGCCATGGAGTGGGTGCTGACCGGTACCGACCACGGCGGCACCCGCGCCTTCAAGAAGGGCGACCGCTGCTTCGAGTGCCACAGCAACGAGACCGCCGACATGGGCGCCAAGATGGCGTCCGGCTCCAAGGCGGAAAAGACTCCCATTCCCGGCAAGCGCGCCGCCATTCCGCTGTCCATCAAGGCGGCGTATGACGCGGACAACCTGTACATGCGCTTCGAGTTCCCGGCTGGTCCGCACAACGACGTGCCCTTCGTCAAGGGCGGCAAGATGGACCCCGAGAACGAGGTCAAGGTCGCCATGATGATCGACGGCGGCAAGGTGGACATGGCGGCTCGCTCGGGCTGCTGGACGTCGTGCCATGCCGATGCCCGTGACATGCCCCAGGCTCCCGCCGCTCCCGGCGCGGTGCCCGGCATCGACACCAAGGCCGGCTACGTCACCAAGTATGTGCCGGAAAGCCGCACCCAGTTCGACACCACCGCGCGCAACAACTGGGACAAGGTCAAGCCGCAGGCCGAGCTGGATGCCCTGCTGGCCGGCGGCACCTTCCTCGACCTGACCCGCTGGAAGTCCTCGGGCGCGTCCGAGCAGGGCTACGTTCTGGCCGAGCGCGTGCTCAAGCCCGGCAACGACGTGGCCTATACCGGCAAGAAGGAAGGCGATAAGTGGGTGGTGACCATGATCCGCCGTCTGAAGGCGACCCAGCCGGGCGAAGTCGCCCTGGTTGCCGGTCAGTCGTACAGCGTCGGCTTCGCCGTCCACGACGACTTCACCAATGGCCGCTTCCACCACGTGTCCGTCGACCTGAAGCTGGGTCTGGACGCCGAGGGTGAGATCAAGGCGGTCAAGATGTAG
- a CDS encoding ethylbenzene dehydrogenase-related protein encodes MGKFAFHAAAAAFAVSTLAAGAAHAAPKAVNWDSVPASETMLFYPGQTSMEWILTGSDHGGVRAFKKGDRCFECHSQEAQDMGTKMVTGAKAEKTPIPGKRPAFPLKVKAAYDAENVYLRLEFPAGAHADVPFAKGGKLDPDNEVKVAMMIDGGKVDMAARSGCWTSCHSDARDMPTAPAAAQLGAAKGIDTKAGYVTKYVPESRTQFDTAKRDNWDKVKPQADLDALLKGGGFLELLRWKSSGAAEQGYVLAERVLKPATDFTATGKKEGANWVVTMSRKLKSGQPGSVAFEPGKSYAVGFAVHDDFANGRFHHVSLDLKLGLDAEGEIKAVKLP; translated from the coding sequence ATGGGTAAGTTCGCATTTCATGCCGCCGCCGCGGCGTTTGCCGTTTCGACCCTGGCGGCCGGTGCCGCCCATGCCGCCCCCAAGGCGGTGAACTGGGACAGTGTTCCCGCTTCCGAAACCATGCTGTTCTATCCCGGCCAGACCTCCATGGAATGGATCCTGACCGGCTCGGACCATGGCGGCGTGCGCGCCTTCAAGAAGGGCGACCGCTGCTTCGAATGCCATTCCCAGGAAGCCCAGGACATGGGCACCAAGATGGTGACCGGCGCCAAGGCCGAAAAGACCCCCATTCCGGGCAAGCGCCCGGCCTTTCCGCTGAAGGTCAAGGCGGCCTATGACGCGGAGAACGTCTATCTTCGCCTGGAATTCCCCGCCGGCGCCCACGCCGACGTGCCCTTCGCCAAGGGCGGCAAGCTCGACCCCGACAACGAGGTCAAGGTCGCCATGATGATCGACGGCGGCAAGGTGGACATGGCGGCCCGGTCCGGCTGCTGGACCAGCTGCCATTCCGACGCCCGCGACATGCCGACCGCGCCGGCCGCCGCCCAGCTCGGCGCCGCCAAGGGCATCGACACCAAGGCGGGCTATGTCACCAAGTACGTGCCGGAAAGCCGCACCCAGTTCGACACCGCCAAGCGCGACAACTGGGACAAGGTGAAGCCCCAGGCCGATCTGGACGCCCTGTTGAAGGGCGGCGGGTTCCTGGAGCTGCTGCGCTGGAAGTCGTCGGGCGCCGCCGAGCAGGGCTATGTCCTGGCCGAGCGCGTGCTCAAGCCCGCCACCGACTTCACCGCCACCGGCAAGAAGGAAGGCGCCAACTGGGTGGTGACCATGAGCCGCAAGCTCAAGAGCGGCCAGCCGGGCTCGGTGGCGTTCGAACCGGGCAAGAGCTACGCCGTCGGCTTCGCCGTTCACGACGACTTCGCCAACGGCCGCTTCCACCACGTCTCCCTTGACCTCAAGCTCGGCCTCGACGCCGAGGGGGAAATCAAGGCGGTGAAGCTGCCCTAA
- a CDS encoding cupredoxin domain-containing protein, producing the protein MTRRFLLNLLGGAAVVLTGLPVWAGETARVGMDKNLFVPQVLKIKPGTTVEWVNDEKRTSHSVFFEKEGLAESDRLFPGESWKRSFDKAGTYPYRCGPHPEMVGTVEVAP; encoded by the coding sequence ATGACTCGTCGATTTCTGCTGAACCTTCTCGGCGGTGCGGCTGTGGTCCTGACCGGCCTGCCCGTCTGGGCGGGCGAGACCGCCCGGGTGGGCATGGACAAGAATCTGTTCGTTCCCCAGGTGCTGAAGATCAAGCCCGGCACCACGGTGGAATGGGTCAACGACGAAAAGCGCACCAGCCACAGCGTGTTCTTCGAGAAGGAAGGCCTGGCCGAATCCGACCGGCTGTTTCCGGGCGAAAGCTGGAAGCGGAGCTTCGACAAGGCGGGCACCTATCCCTACCGTTGCGGGCCGCATCCCGAAATGGTCGGAACCGTCGAAGTGGCGCCGTGA
- the cobA gene encoding uroporphyrinogen-III C-methyltransferase, translating to MADDVRPLVHLVGAGPGDPDLLTVKALRLIQSADVVVYDRLVGDGILDLIPAGTTRICVGKEKGRHLLPQDQINDLLVSLARPGRRVVRLKGGDPYVFGRGGEEAMYLAGYGIATEVVPGITAAAGCAAATGIPLTHREVARSVRLVTGHLRDDQSLDLDWERLADPSCTLVVYMGVGTAGLISQGLIKAGLDPATPAAVVEKGTTAAQRVLRGTLAELEANVARWQVEPPALLIIGRVVALAAEQEVAEWRGAVEA from the coding sequence ATGGCCGATGATGTGAGGCCGCTGGTTCATCTGGTGGGAGCGGGGCCGGGCGACCCCGACCTGCTGACGGTCAAGGCTCTGCGCCTGATCCAGTCGGCGGACGTGGTGGTCTATGACCGTCTGGTGGGCGACGGCATTCTCGACCTCATTCCGGCGGGCACCACCCGCATCTGCGTCGGCAAGGAGAAGGGGCGCCACCTGCTGCCCCAGGATCAGATCAACGATCTGCTGGTCAGTCTGGCGCGGCCCGGCCGCCGGGTGGTGCGCCTCAAGGGCGGCGACCCCTACGTCTTCGGGCGCGGTGGCGAGGAAGCCATGTATCTGGCCGGCTACGGCATCGCCACCGAGGTGGTGCCGGGCATCACCGCCGCCGCCGGCTGCGCCGCCGCCACCGGCATTCCGCTGACCCATCGCGAGGTGGCGCGCTCGGTCCGTCTGGTCACCGGCCATCTGCGCGACGACCAGAGCCTGGACCTGGACTGGGAGCGTCTGGCCGACCCCTCCTGCACCCTGGTGGTGTATATGGGGGTGGGCACCGCCGGGCTGATTTCCCAGGGACTGATCAAGGCCGGTCTCGACCCCGCCACCCCGGCGGCGGTGGTGGAAAAGGGCACCACGGCGGCCCAGCGGGTGCTGCGCGGCACCCTGGCCGAACTGGAAGCCAACGTCGCCCGCTGGCAGGTGGAGCCGCCCGCCTTGCTGATCATCGGCCGCGTGGTGGCCCTGGCCGCCGAGCAGGAGGTCGCCGAGTGGCGCGGCGCCGTCGAGGCGTGA
- a CDS encoding c-type cytochrome, which translates to MAEVAPARSGAEVAPARSGAEIAPSRQAKLKDMVDQDCGSCHGMTRQGGLGSPLLAEDLNKLSAEAVIETILEGRPGTPMPPWKAMLSREEAAWIAAYLMGEMK; encoded by the coding sequence ATGGCTGAGGTCGCGCCTGCGCGCTCAGGGGCTGAGGTCGCGCCTGCGCGCTCAGGGGCCGAGATCGCGCCTTCGCGTCAGGCGAAACTGAAGGACATGGTGGACCAGGATTGCGGTTCGTGCCACGGCATGACCCGCCAGGGCGGCCTGGGCTCGCCCCTGCTGGCCGAAGACCTGAACAAGCTGTCGGCCGAGGCGGTGATCGAGACCATTCTGGAAGGCCGCCCCGGCACCCCCATGCCGCCGTGGAAGGCCATGCTGAGCCGGGAAGAGGCCGCCTGGATCGCCGCCTATCTGATGGGAGAGATGAAATGA
- a CDS encoding cytochrome D1 domain-containing protein: protein MAALVGLGLLSACQPALRGTGDLGLVVERADGRLMVVENSTSTKLASVAGLGDLSHAALVYSRDQRFAYVFGRDGGLTKVDMLTGTIAGRVMQSGNSIGGAISQDGTLVAVANYTPGGIKVFDAATLAQVADIPAMGADGKASKVIGIADLSGRRFIYTLYDAGEIWIADLSDLKSPKITKHTNIGKLPYDALITGDGRWYLAGLFGEDGIAMLDLWNPDKGVRRILDHYGKGKEALPVYKMPHLRGWAVAGDEVWLPAIGHHQVLVVDKGKWTEKARVDLAGQPVFAMARPDGRQVWVNFAVPDYSKVQVIDTQTKKVIKTLEPGLAILHMEFTPKGERVWLSARDSDKVVVYDTETLEQVAEIPASRPSGIFFTNRAHKTGL from the coding sequence ATGGCCGCCCTCGTCGGCCTCGGCCTGCTGTCGGCCTGCCAGCCCGCGCTGCGCGGCACCGGCGACCTGGGGCTGGTGGTGGAGCGCGCCGACGGCCGTCTGATGGTGGTGGAGAACAGCACGTCCACCAAGCTGGCCAGCGTCGCCGGCCTGGGCGATCTGTCCCACGCCGCCCTGGTCTATTCCCGCGACCAGCGCTTCGCCTATGTGTTCGGCCGCGACGGCGGGCTCACCAAGGTGGACATGCTGACCGGGACCATCGCCGGGCGGGTGATGCAATCGGGCAATTCCATCGGCGGCGCCATCTCCCAGGACGGCACCCTGGTGGCGGTGGCCAATTACACGCCGGGCGGCATCAAGGTGTTCGACGCCGCCACCCTGGCCCAGGTGGCCGACATTCCCGCCATGGGCGCCGACGGCAAGGCCAGCAAGGTGATCGGCATCGCCGATCTGTCGGGGCGGCGGTTCATCTACACGCTTTATGACGCGGGCGAGATCTGGATCGCCGATCTGTCCGACCTGAAATCCCCGAAGATCACCAAGCACACCAATATCGGCAAGCTGCCCTATGACGCGCTGATCACCGGCGACGGCCGCTGGTACCTGGCCGGGCTGTTCGGCGAGGACGGCATCGCCATGCTCGATCTGTGGAACCCGGACAAGGGGGTGCGGCGCATCCTCGACCATTACGGCAAGGGGAAAGAGGCCCTGCCGGTCTACAAGATGCCCCATCTGCGCGGCTGGGCGGTGGCCGGCGACGAGGTGTGGCTGCCCGCCATCGGCCACCATCAGGTGCTGGTGGTGGACAAGGGAAAGTGGACGGAAAAGGCCCGGGTCGATCTGGCGGGCCAGCCGGTCTTCGCCATGGCGCGGCCCGACGGACGGCAGGTGTGGGTCAACTTCGCCGTTCCCGATTATTCCAAGGTCCAGGTGATCGACACCCAGACCAAGAAAGTGATCAAGACCCTGGAACCGGGGCTGGCCATCCTGCACATGGAATTCACCCCCAAGGGCGAGCGGGTGTGGCTGTCGGCCAGGGATTCCGACAAGGTGGTGGTCTACGACACCGAGACCCTGGAGCAGGTGGCGGAAATTCCGGCGTCGCGGCCCAGCGGCATCTTCTTCACCAATCGCGCCCACAAGACGGGGCTCTAG
- a CDS encoding AsnC family transcriptional regulator, which yields MDHLDQRLLNEFQQDFPLESRPYAVLGERLGMDEDEVMDRLARLTRGGSISRVGAVFRPHTVGGSTLAAMAVPAHRLEEVAELVNAFGEVNHNYQREHRLNLWFVVTAPTKARVAEVLDEISQSTGLQVLDLPLLEHFHIDLGFDLKWS from the coding sequence ATGGATCACCTCGACCAGAGGCTCCTGAACGAGTTTCAGCAGGACTTTCCGCTGGAGTCGCGGCCCTATGCCGTGCTGGGCGAGCGGCTGGGCATGGACGAGGACGAGGTCATGGACCGCCTGGCGCGCCTGACGCGGGGCGGCTCCATCAGCCGGGTGGGCGCGGTGTTCCGTCCCCACACGGTGGGCGGCTCGACGCTGGCGGCCATGGCGGTTCCCGCCCATCGCCTGGAAGAGGTGGCCGAATTGGTCAACGCCTTCGGCGAGGTCAACCACAATTACCAGCGCGAGCACCGCCTGAACCTGTGGTTCGTGGTGACCGCGCCCACCAAGGCGCGGGTGGCCGAGGTGCTGGACGAGATTTCCCAAAGTACCGGGCTCCAGGTCCTCGACCTGCCGCTGCTCGAACATTTCCACATCGATCTGGGATTCGACCTCAAATGGTCTTAA
- the ahbB gene encoding siroheme decarboxylase subunit beta has translation MVLNDADHALVSVLAEGLPLVSHPYRAIGSQLGMDEAEVIARIQAMRDAGIIRRFGIIVRHHELGFKANAMSVWSIPDGVVSEIGRRLGDAPEVTLCYRRPPRLPDWPYNLFCMIHGRDRAAVEETIRALVQRFDLAQYPHAVLFSTRRFKQTGARYGRPIPRAAAE, from the coding sequence ATGGTCTTAAACGACGCAGATCACGCCCTGGTTTCGGTCCTGGCCGAGGGCCTGCCCCTGGTCTCCCATCCCTACCGGGCCATCGGCTCCCAGTTGGGCATGGACGAGGCCGAGGTGATCGCCCGCATCCAGGCCATGCGGGACGCGGGCATCATCCGCCGTTTCGGCATCATCGTCCGCCACCACGAACTGGGCTTCAAGGCCAACGCCATGTCGGTGTGGAGCATCCCCGACGGCGTGGTCAGCGAGATCGGCCGCCGTCTCGGCGACGCGCCCGAGGTGACGCTGTGCTACCGCCGGCCGCCCCGGCTGCCTGACTGGCCCTACAACCTGTTCTGCATGATCCACGGCCGCGACCGGGCGGCGGTGGAGGAGACCATCCGGGCTCTGGTGCAACGTTTCGATCTGGCCCAGTATCCCCACGCCGTGCTGTTCTCCACCCGGCGGTTCAAGCAGACCGGCGCGCGCTACGGCCGGCCCATCCCGCGGGCGGCGGCGGAGTAG
- a CDS encoding Lrp/AsnC family transcriptional regulator: MDDIDRAIINSLQGGFPICDQPFSAIAEPLGLTGSKLLARIRKLKDAGVISRFGPMWHAERMGGELTLTAMKVPQERFEEVADIVNSFPEVAHNYAREHALNMWFVVATEKPGRKAEVLAEIETRTGIEVHDMPKIQEFYVGLRFEA, encoded by the coding sequence ATGGACGACATCGACCGCGCCATCATCAATTCCCTGCAGGGCGGCTTTCCCATCTGCGACCAGCCGTTCTCGGCCATCGCCGAGCCCCTGGGCCTGACCGGATCGAAGCTTCTGGCCCGTATCCGCAAGCTGAAGGACGCGGGCGTCATCTCGCGTTTCGGCCCCATGTGGCATGCCGAGCGGATGGGCGGCGAACTGACGCTGACCGCCATGAAGGTGCCCCAGGAGCGCTTCGAGGAAGTGGCGGACATCGTCAATTCCTTTCCCGAGGTGGCGCACAATTACGCCCGCGAGCACGCGCTGAACATGTGGTTCGTGGTGGCCACCGAAAAGCCCGGCCGCAAGGCCGAGGTGCTGGCCGAGATCGAGACGCGGACGGGCATCGAAGTTCACGACATGCCCAAGATTCAGGAATTCTACGTGGGACTGAGGTTCGAGGCATGA
- the ahbB gene encoding siroheme decarboxylase subunit beta — protein sequence MTTTLDPIDRAIVVATQDGLPLMDRPYHEVARQVGISPDEVMNRMERMLHDGVIRRIGVVPNHYALGYKFNGMTVWDVADEDIAEAGRRVGELDFVSHCYHRPRHLPDWPYSLFAMIHAKEKADADSLVQRVADALGSLSHGHMVLFSSRILKKTGLRL from the coding sequence ATGACCACCACCTTGGATCCCATCGACCGGGCCATCGTCGTCGCCACCCAGGACGGGCTGCCGCTGATGGACAGGCCCTATCACGAGGTGGCGCGCCAGGTGGGCATCTCGCCCGACGAGGTGATGAACCGCATGGAGCGCATGCTCCATGACGGCGTCATCCGCCGCATCGGCGTGGTGCCCAACCACTATGCGCTCGGCTACAAGTTCAACGGCATGACCGTGTGGGACGTGGCCGACGAGGATATCGCCGAGGCGGGGCGCCGGGTGGGCGAGCTGGATTTCGTCAGCCATTGCTACCACCGGCCGCGCCATTTGCCAGACTGGCCCTATTCCCTGTTCGCCATGATTCACGCCAAGGAGAAGGCCGACGCCGATTCCCTGGTCCAACGGGTGGCAGACGCCCTGGGGTCCTTGTCGCACGGCCACATGGTGCTGTTCTCGTCGCGCATTCTCAAGAAGACCGGCCTTCGGCTGTAG
- the nirJ gene encoding heme d1 biosynthesis radical SAM protein NirJ, which translates to MFRVSQFMHELVAPSPVGPRRDPPGPVVIWNLIRRCNLTCKHCYSISADKDFAGELSTDEVFGVMKDLKSFRVPVLILSGGEPLLRPDIFDIAIRAREMGFYTALSSNGTLIDEQVADRIAEIGFNYVGISIDGIDATHDRFRARQGAFAESMGGIRRCVKRGVKVGLRFTMTMDNAAELPQVIDLMESEGVAKFYFSHLNYAGRGNKNRLDDATVQVTRNSMDYLFDVAWAHASAGREREFVTGNNDADGPYFLSWVRRNHPDKADHIAGKLRQWGGNASGINVANIDNLGEVHPDTMWWNHNLGNVRDRPFSAIWPDTSDALMAGLKVRPRPVEGRCAACAYLDMCNGNTRVRAQRVTGNAWAEDPGCYLSDEEIGLT; encoded by the coding sequence TTGTTCCGCGTTTCCCAGTTCATGCACGAACTCGTCGCCCCCAGCCCGGTGGGGCCGCGCCGCGATCCGCCCGGCCCGGTGGTGATCTGGAACCTGATCCGGCGCTGCAACCTCACCTGCAAGCATTGCTATTCCATCTCGGCCGACAAGGATTTCGCAGGCGAACTCTCCACCGACGAGGTGTTCGGCGTGATGAAGGACCTGAAGTCCTTCCGCGTGCCGGTGCTGATCCTGTCGGGGGGCGAGCCCCTGCTACGCCCCGATATCTTCGACATCGCCATCCGCGCCAGGGAGATGGGCTTCTATACCGCGCTGTCCTCCAACGGCACCCTGATCGACGAGCAAGTAGCCGACCGCATCGCCGAGATCGGCTTCAATTACGTCGGCATCAGCATCGACGGCATCGATGCCACCCATGACCGCTTCCGGGCGCGCCAGGGGGCCTTCGCCGAATCCATGGGCGGCATCCGCCGTTGCGTCAAAAGGGGCGTCAAGGTGGGGCTGCGCTTCACCATGACCATGGACAACGCCGCCGAACTGCCCCAGGTGATCGATCTGATGGAAAGTGAAGGGGTGGCCAAGTTCTACTTCTCGCACCTGAACTATGCCGGGCGCGGCAACAAGAACCGCCTGGACGACGCCACCGTGCAGGTGACCCGCAATTCCATGGATTACCTGTTCGACGTCGCCTGGGCCCATGCCTCGGCGGGACGCGAGCGGGAATTCGTCACCGGCAACAACGACGCCGACGGCCCCTATTTCCTGTCCTGGGTCCGGCGCAACCACCCGGACAAGGCCGACCACATCGCGGGCAAGCTGCGTCAGTGGGGCGGTAACGCCTCTGGCATCAACGTCGCCAACATCGACAACCTGGGCGAGGTCCACCCCGACACCATGTGGTGGAACCATAACCTTGGCAATGTGCGCGACCGGCCGTTCTCCGCCATCTGGCCCGATACGTCCGACGCGCTGATGGCGGGTCTCAAGGTCCGTCCCCGGCCGGTGGAAGGGCGGTGTGCGGCCTGCGCCTATCTCGACATGTGCAACGGCAACACGCGGGTGCGGGCGCAAAGGGTGACCGGCAACGCCTGGGCCGAGGATCCTGGCTGTTACCTGAGCGACGAGGAGATCGGGCTGACATGA
- a CDS encoding cytochrome D1 domain-containing protein, with translation MTVLAVPALAAPNPTEAEAPRLYAEHCAACHGGDRLGAIGPALLPENLGRLRKAEAEKVIAQGRPATQMPGHADKLNPDQIKVLADYVYTPLAAVPAWGMAEIKATHVVNVDPATLPAKPQWNTDPLNLFTVVETGDHHVTILDGDSFKPLVRFQSRFALHGGAKYSPDGRFVYFASRDGWITKYDLYTLQVVAEIRAGVNTRNVAVSHDGRFLMVGNMLPHTLVALDARDLTPMQVIPVEGERVGGKVPTSRVSAVYTAPMRSSFVVALKDILEIWEIPYADDYGPVMNGFVHSYEKGLEEGISAGGRFQAIRIRTPDYLDDFFFDRTYERVMGASRDGTKGLVVDLDIKRKMAEIDLPGMPHLGSGIIFRKDGKDYMATPHLKEAVISIIDMESWKTVKRIPTLGPGFFMRSHENTNYAWIDVSMGKEKDAIQIIDLNAMEIVRTLRPAPGRTTAHAEFDRSGRHVLISVMEADGELIVYDAAGFEVVTRMPMKRPVGKYNVFNKINYSSGTSH, from the coding sequence ATGACGGTTCTTGCCGTTCCCGCTCTGGCGGCCCCCAACCCGACCGAAGCGGAGGCGCCGCGCCTCTATGCCGAGCATTGCGCCGCCTGCCATGGCGGCGACCGCCTGGGCGCCATCGGCCCGGCCCTGCTGCCCGAGAATCTGGGCCGCCTTCGGAAGGCCGAGGCGGAGAAGGTCATCGCCCAGGGCCGCCCCGCCACCCAGATGCCGGGCCATGCCGACAAGCTGAACCCCGACCAGATCAAGGTGCTGGCCGATTACGTCTACACCCCGCTGGCGGCGGTGCCCGCCTGGGGCATGGCCGAGATCAAGGCCACCCACGTGGTCAACGTCGACCCCGCCACCCTGCCGGCCAAGCCGCAGTGGAATACCGATCCTTTGAACCTGTTCACGGTGGTGGAGACCGGCGACCACCACGTCACCATCCTGGATGGCGATTCCTTCAAGCCGCTGGTCCGCTTCCAAAGCCGCTTCGCCCTGCACGGCGGCGCCAAGTACTCGCCCGACGGCCGCTTCGTCTATTTCGCGTCCCGCGACGGCTGGATCACCAAGTACGACCTTTATACCCTGCAGGTGGTGGCCGAGATCCGGGCCGGGGTGAACACCCGCAACGTCGCCGTTTCCCATGACGGCCGCTTCCTGATGGTCGGCAACATGCTGCCCCATACCCTGGTGGCCCTGGATGCCCGCGATCTTACGCCCATGCAGGTGATTCCGGTGGAAGGCGAACGGGTGGGCGGCAAGGTCCCCACCTCGCGCGTTTCGGCGGTCTATACCGCGCCCATGCGCTCCAGCTTCGTGGTGGCGCTGAAGGACATTCTGGAAATCTGGGAAATTCCCTATGCCGACGATTACGGCCCGGTGATGAACGGCTTCGTCCATTCCTACGAAAAGGGCCTCGAGGAAGGCATCAGCGCCGGGGGCCGCTTTCAGGCCATCCGCATCAGGACGCCCGACTACCTGGACGACTTCTTCTTCGACCGCACCTACGAGCGGGTGATGGGCGCGTCGCGCGACGGCACCAAGGGCCTGGTGGTGGATCTCGACATCAAGCGCAAGATGGCCGAGATCGACCTGCCGGGCATGCCCCATCTGGGCTCTGGCATCATCTTCCGGAAGGACGGCAAGGACTACATGGCGACGCCGCACCTGAAAGAGGCGGTGATCAGCATCATCGACATGGAAAGCTGGAAGACGGTCAAGCGCATCCCCACCCTGGGGCCGGGCTTCTTCATGCGTAGCCACGAGAACACCAACTATGCCTGGATCGACGTCTCCATGGGCAAGGAGAAGGACGCCATCCAGATCATCGACCTTAACGCCATGGAGATCGTCAGAACGCTGCGTCCCGCGCCGGGCCGCACCACGGCGCACGCCGAATTCGACCGGTCAGGCCGCCACGTGCTGATCTCGGTGATGGAGGCCGACGGCGAACTGATCGTCTATGACGCCGCCGGGTTCGAGGTGGTGACCCGCATGCCCATGAAGCGGCCGGTGGGCAAGTACAACGTCTTCAACAAGATCAATTATTCAAGCGGCACCAGTCATTAG